From the genome of Solidesulfovibrio carbinolicus, one region includes:
- a CDS encoding MFS transporter, with amino-acid sequence MSVSDKPRLYSFEFASLCVLIFLAYCNISVFYSLYVYFETLGVPQAWRGLLIGASSLATMAAYLTVSPFLTTQNAAKAAAAGVVVLLGCGVAYLYAVSPGALLAVRLANGLGVALVSAGAMTLLVATIPPSRSGQAFGVYSIAMLLPYSVVPPIFDWLSPAHMDYPHGYALVAMALAPALIVLAVLGRQVKKRRLPPAERPTLSAMARNATKGPVAQLLAVNAMYYLSFASIFFLAKSLFAARGLVGAGVFFSIQTGCMLLLRLFANRVFDVAPKLWLIRFCYAVTGGTFLLLYAAHSQPMTYLAAVLLGCGMGVGSPSLNAYMYELSEPEFRGLNANLMMLSLQGGSFVGPILGGAAVAVWGYDGFLLVGAGACLIGLVMSAGLGRSASGTSAS; translated from the coding sequence ATGTCCGTCTCTGACAAGCCGCGTCTGTATTCCTTCGAGTTCGCCAGCCTGTGCGTGCTCATTTTTCTGGCGTATTGCAATATTTCGGTTTTTTACAGTCTGTATGTCTATTTTGAGACCCTTGGGGTGCCGCAGGCCTGGCGCGGGTTGCTTATTGGCGCGTCGTCGCTGGCCACCATGGCCGCTTATCTGACGGTCAGCCCGTTTCTGACCACGCAAAACGCGGCCAAGGCGGCGGCGGCGGGCGTTGTCGTGCTGCTGGGCTGCGGCGTGGCCTATTTGTACGCCGTGTCGCCCGGGGCGCTTTTGGCCGTGCGTTTGGCCAACGGCCTGGGCGTGGCCTTGGTGTCGGCCGGGGCCATGACGCTGCTTGTGGCGACCATTCCGCCAAGCCGCAGCGGCCAGGCCTTTGGCGTGTATTCTATCGCCATGCTGCTGCCGTATTCCGTGGTGCCGCCGATTTTCGATTGGCTGTCGCCGGCGCATATGGATTACCCGCATGGCTACGCCCTGGTGGCCATGGCCCTGGCTCCGGCGCTTATCGTGCTGGCGGTTTTGGGGCGACAGGTGAAAAAGCGCCGGCTGCCCCCGGCCGAGCGGCCGACGCTTTCGGCCATGGCCCGCAATGCGACCAAGGGGCCTGTGGCTCAGCTGTTGGCCGTCAACGCCATGTATTATTTGAGCTTCGCGTCGATCTTTTTTTTGGCCAAGAGTCTTTTCGCGGCCCGGGGGCTGGTTGGGGCGGGCGTCTTTTTTTCCATACAGACGGGCTGCATGTTGCTGCTGCGGCTTTTTGCCAACCGCGTGTTCGACGTGGCCCCGAAGCTGTGGCTCATCCGGTTTTGCTATGCGGTGACGGGCGGCACGTTTTTGCTGCTTTACGCGGCCCATTCCCAACCCATGACCTATCTGGCGGCGGTGCTGCTGGGTTGCGGCATGGGGGTGGGGTCGCCGTCGCTCAATGCCTACATGTACGAGTTGTCCGAGCCGGAATTTCGGGGGCTTAACGCCAATCTCATGATGCTGTCGCTGCAGGGCGGGAGTTTCGTGGGGCCGATCCTTGGCGGCGCGGCCGTGGCGGTCTGGGGCTACGACGGATTTCTCTTGGTCGGGGCCGGGGCCTGTCTGATCGGCCTGGTCATGAGCGCCGGCCTGGGCCGTTCCGCTTCTGGCACATCCGCTTCCTGA
- a CDS encoding Nramp family divalent metal transporter — protein sequence MPFFSKLSRKNILLFFALLGPGIITANVDNDAGGITTYTLAGAQFGYSLLWMLIPTAVSLVVVQEMCARMGAVTGKGLSDLIRESFGLRTTFYIMVALFLTNLGNTISEFAGIAAGMELFGVSRFVSVPLAALLVWLLIVKGSYRIVERVFLVVCVIYLVYPLAAFSADVAWGEVAKACVTPSFQASGSYVAMMIALIGTTIAPWMQFYQQAAVVEKGITADKYGYTRVDVVVGCLLAVIVALFIVVACAASIHKQGLTVETAADAAMALKPLVGEYASWLFAVGLINASLFAAGILPLSTAYYICEAMGWELGIDKDFRKAPEFFWLFTISIVIGAATILIPGMPLLDVMYVSQVINGVMLPFVLILMLLLVNNRRLMGDYVNGPIFNAVAWVTVVAVIGLTLVMTMDTVRPGAVDALVKLVAN from the coding sequence ATGCCGTTTTTCTCCAAGCTTTCGCGCAAAAATATCCTGCTCTTTTTCGCCCTGCTCGGCCCGGGCATCATCACCGCCAACGTGGACAACGACGCCGGCGGCATCACCACCTACACCCTGGCCGGGGCGCAGTTCGGCTATTCGCTCTTGTGGATGCTCATCCCCACGGCCGTCTCCCTGGTGGTGGTCCAGGAAATGTGCGCCCGCATGGGCGCGGTGACCGGCAAGGGCCTGTCCGACCTCATCCGCGAGTCGTTTGGGCTGCGCACCACCTTTTACATCATGGTGGCGCTGTTTCTCACCAACCTCGGCAACACCATCTCGGAATTCGCCGGCATCGCCGCCGGCATGGAACTCTTCGGCGTCAGCCGGTTCGTGTCCGTGCCCCTGGCCGCCCTGCTCGTGTGGCTGCTCATCGTCAAAGGCTCCTACCGCATCGTCGAACGGGTGTTTCTCGTGGTCTGCGTCATCTATCTGGTCTATCCCCTGGCCGCCTTCTCGGCCGACGTGGCCTGGGGCGAGGTGGCCAAGGCCTGCGTCACCCCGTCGTTTCAGGCAAGCGGCAGCTACGTGGCCATGATGATCGCGCTCATCGGCACCACCATCGCGCCCTGGATGCAGTTCTACCAGCAAGCCGCCGTGGTGGAAAAAGGCATCACCGCCGACAAATACGGCTACACCCGCGTCGACGTCGTCGTCGGCTGCCTGCTGGCCGTCATCGTGGCCCTGTTCATCGTGGTCGCCTGCGCCGCCTCCATCCACAAGCAAGGCCTTACCGTCGAAACCGCCGCCGACGCGGCCATGGCCTTAAAGCCCCTCGTCGGCGAATACGCCTCGTGGCTCTTCGCCGTGGGCCTCATTAACGCCTCGCTTTTCGCCGCCGGCATCCTGCCGCTGTCCACCGCCTACTACATCTGCGAAGCCATGGGCTGGGAACTCGGCATCGATAAGGACTTCCGCAAGGCCCCGGAATTCTTTTGGCTCTTTACCATTAGCATCGTCATCGGCGCGGCCACCATCCTCATCCCGGGTATGCCGCTTTTAGACGTCATGTACGTCTCCCAGGTCATAAACGGCGTCATGCTGCCCTTCGTGCTCATCCTCATGCTGCTTCTGGTCAACAACCGCCGGCTCATGGGCGACTACGTCAACGGCCCGATATTCAACGCCGTGGCCTGGGTCACCGTGGTCGCCGTCATCGGCCTGACCCTGGTCATGACCATGGACACCGTACGCCCCGGCGCGGTGGACGCGCTGGTGAAGCTGGTGGCGAACTAG
- a CDS encoding magnesium transporter MgtE N-terminal domain-containing protein: MSELYVSAVLGRPVIDPSGAQLGRLDDLGLIPGDTLPSVSGLFIQQGGKRRFLPWRCVNLFTPVIVSADPSVLVDATNMPDEAADIRLRRDILDRQIVDVDGAKVVRVNDLKLRSRGAGLFIEAVDVGVRGMARRLGQLRFWNWLAGLFGAALPSREIDWRFVAQLDPNADKLTLTVARERLTDMHPADIAEILAQLPHKEAGTVIGALDPETVGEAIGELDPEVGGRVISQLDSEVASDILEEMEPDEAADLLGDLPEEKARELLGLMDAEDAEMVQELLEHEEDTAGGLMNNMFAAVPPAMTAEEALAYLRLVGAEIENIYYVYVIRGDDTPLGVVTLKRLLLSPPKMAVAEIMTVGLKAVGVADTPEKVMEVISKYNLLAVPVLEDGHMVGIVPADAVIELFLPDSITKKPRFAAH, from the coding sequence ATGAGCGAACTCTACGTCAGCGCCGTGCTCGGCCGCCCGGTCATCGATCCGTCCGGCGCGCAGCTCGGCCGACTCGACGACCTTGGCCTGATTCCCGGCGACACCCTGCCGTCCGTGTCCGGCCTTTTCATCCAGCAGGGCGGCAAACGCCGGTTCCTGCCCTGGCGCTGCGTCAACCTCTTCACCCCGGTCATCGTCTCGGCCGATCCCAGCGTGCTCGTCGACGCGACCAACATGCCCGACGAAGCCGCCGACATCCGACTGCGCCGCGACATCCTCGACCGGCAGATCGTGGACGTGGACGGAGCCAAGGTGGTGCGCGTCAACGACCTGAAGCTGCGTTCGCGCGGGGCCGGGCTTTTTATCGAAGCCGTCGATGTGGGCGTGCGCGGCATGGCCCGGCGGCTGGGGCAGCTGCGCTTCTGGAACTGGCTGGCCGGCCTTTTCGGCGCGGCCCTGCCCTCGCGCGAAATCGACTGGCGCTTCGTGGCCCAGCTCGACCCCAACGCCGACAAGCTGACGCTCACCGTGGCCCGCGAGCGCCTGACCGACATGCACCCGGCCGACATCGCCGAGATCCTGGCCCAGCTGCCCCACAAGGAAGCCGGCACGGTCATCGGCGCACTGGACCCCGAAACCGTGGGCGAGGCCATCGGCGAACTCGATCCCGAAGTGGGCGGACGCGTTATCAGCCAGCTCGACAGCGAAGTGGCTTCCGACATCCTGGAGGAAATGGAACCCGACGAGGCCGCCGACCTCCTGGGCGATCTGCCCGAGGAAAAGGCCCGGGAACTGCTTGGCCTCATGGACGCCGAAGACGCCGAGATGGTCCAGGAACTCCTGGAGCACGAGGAAGACACGGCGGGCGGGCTGATGAACAACATGTTCGCCGCCGTGCCCCCGGCCATGACCGCCGAGGAAGCGTTGGCCTACCTGCGGCTGGTCGGCGCGGAAATCGAAAATATCTATTACGTCTACGTGATCCGGGGCGACGACACGCCGCTTGGCGTGGTAACGCTCAAGCGCCTGCTGCTGTCGCCGCCGAAAATGGCCGTGGCCGAGATCATGACCGTGGGGCTCAAGGCCGTGGGCGTGGCCGATACGCCGGAAAAGGTGATGGAAGTCATCTCCAAGTACAATCTGCTGGCCGTGCCGGTGCTGGAAGACGGCCACATGGTCGGCATCGTGCCGGCCGACGCCGTCATCGAATTGTTCCTGCCCGACTCCATCACCAAAAAGCCGCGCTTCGCCGCCCACTAG
- a CDS encoding chemotaxis protein CheW produces MADDAVRQYLTFSLCGERLALPSLLISEVLDVPPVTFVPLAPGHLRGVVNLRGNAATVVDLSQKLELDAECHKPTCLIILERDYDGDTLAVAALADAVHEVVEVADADVAPPPDMGLSVPTRFVRGLAQVDGAFTILLDADRLFSLEELAAGGGE; encoded by the coding sequence ATGGCCGATGACGCCGTCCGCCAATACCTCACCTTCAGCCTGTGCGGCGAACGCCTTGCCTTGCCGTCGCTGCTCATTTCCGAAGTGCTCGACGTGCCGCCCGTGACCTTCGTGCCCCTGGCCCCGGGCCATCTGCGCGGGGTGGTGAACCTGCGCGGCAACGCGGCCACGGTGGTGGATTTGAGCCAAAAGCTCGAACTCGACGCCGAGTGCCACAAGCCCACCTGCCTGATTATCCTGGAGCGCGACTACGACGGCGACACCCTGGCCGTGGCCGCCCTGGCCGACGCCGTGCATGAGGTGGTGGAAGTCGCCGACGCCGACGTGGCCCCGCCGCCGGACATGGGGTTGTCGGTGCCCACGCGTTTTGTGCGGGGCTTGGCCCAGGTGGACGGCGCGTTTACGATTTTACTCGACGCCGACCGGCTGTTTTCGTTGGAAGAGTTGGCTGCCGGGGGCGGGGAGTAG
- a CDS encoding DUF397 domain-containing protein has product MQKTLKSHGKTFKISSFSGSGHNCVGVSINNDMISVINTNTKDSIIDFTKDEWSAFIAGVKNSEFDL; this is encoded by the coding sequence ATGCAAAAGACGTTAAAATCTCACGGCAAAACCTTCAAAATCAGTAGTTTTAGTGGATCTGGTCACAATTGTGTCGGGGTCTCAATAAATAACGACATGATTTCTGTAATCAATACTAACACCAAAGACAGTATCATTGATTTCACAAAAGATGAATGGTCTGCTTTTATAGCCGGAGTAAAAAATTCCGAATTTGATTTATAA
- a CDS encoding lytic transglycosylase domain-containing protein, with protein sequence MKQPEIPRFSDRFGAVIIILFLALAGPAQAAKPVAQTDKARAAEPWSPPPRPEDAPLPRSARLGADEDGTPAGRTVKTPGGITESLREIALGVNEVLSGDHRQGAARLAAALPQAGDQADVAAYYQGLGLYLAGDAPAALAALDGLRARASQSFLGRDALYIAMESAARAGRPERTLALAEAWLTDPEPSLAPAVWLQAAAAATALGQRRKAEDFLRHLILDFPTSQSAKAGLALAEKLAATPDPAGGAAGFDPSAPDTVLLRAEALVEKGGAEAALALIPEAAPPGWTPAQAARGAYVRGKALFRQRKPQAAYEAFAQAVAADPSSSLAYWARYHQARCLWRSLRAEDAERGVALLREVLAAPGRDDPLKEVAARHLALMLAERGRFAEASDAAGQLKGLAVPPEAAAQGAALGAILRYVTGDMAGAEAELAAFAGRFPDDDWADGARYWRGKALTNLGRGQEAAGLWMEVAAGRPNTYYGGRAAAALASLGEVKGQVVASPPGKSPRCPDASEPPSPAVSAALAKAYALADAGLPALAEMALEFSAKAAPDRADLAMAHIRAAMDGGRRTAAMRTAWRTFGGCLLRGTPAELMPLRDALYPRAYAGEVVTALNGSGIDPDVIYSLIRQESFFDPKAVSGAGAVGLMQLMPETAKAVGKKIGIRPERADLFNPVVNIRLGVAFFRERLAREGSLAAALASYNAGENRVAVWNTGFGGLGEELFVELIPFTETRDYVRRITTNAMVYERLYLGKN encoded by the coding sequence ATGAAACAACCGGAAATACCACGATTCTCCGATCGATTTGGTGCGGTCATCATTATTTTGTTCCTGGCCCTGGCCGGCCCGGCCCAGGCCGCCAAGCCCGTTGCCCAGACGGACAAGGCCCGGGCGGCCGAACCCTGGTCGCCGCCGCCGCGCCCCGAGGATGCGCCGCTGCCGCGTTCGGCCCGCCTGGGCGCGGATGAGGACGGGACGCCGGCCGGGCGGACGGTCAAGACGCCGGGCGGCATCACCGAATCCCTGCGCGAGATCGCCCTGGGGGTAAACGAGGTGCTCTCCGGCGACCATCGCCAGGGCGCGGCCCGGCTGGCGGCCGCCCTGCCCCAGGCCGGGGATCAGGCCGACGTGGCCGCCTATTACCAGGGCCTGGGCCTGTATCTGGCCGGCGACGCGCCGGCCGCCCTGGCCGCCCTGGACGGGCTGCGCGCCCGGGCCTCCCAGTCGTTTCTGGGCCGCGACGCGCTCTACATCGCCATGGAAAGCGCCGCCCGGGCCGGCCGGCCCGAGCGGACCCTGGCCCTGGCCGAGGCCTGGCTCACCGATCCCGAACCGTCCCTGGCCCCGGCCGTGTGGCTGCAGGCGGCGGCGGCGGCGACTGCCCTCGGCCAGCGGCGCAAGGCCGAGGATTTCCTGCGCCATCTCATCCTCGATTTCCCGACCTCCCAGTCGGCCAAGGCCGGGCTGGCCCTGGCCGAAAAGCTCGCCGCCACGCCCGATCCGGCCGGCGGCGCGGCCGGCTTCGATCCGTCCGCCCCGGACACGGTGCTCTTGCGGGCCGAGGCCTTGGTGGAAAAAGGCGGAGCCGAGGCCGCCCTGGCGCTAATCCCCGAGGCCGCGCCCCCGGGCTGGACCCCGGCCCAGGCCGCCCGAGGCGCGTACGTGCGCGGCAAGGCCCTTTTTCGCCAGCGAAAGCCGCAAGCCGCCTACGAGGCCTTTGCCCAGGCCGTGGCCGCCGATCCGTCGTCCTCCCTGGCCTATTGGGCGCGCTACCATCAGGCGCGTTGCCTGTGGCGGTCGCTTAGGGCCGAAGACGCCGAGCGCGGCGTGGCACTGTTGCGCGAGGTGCTGGCCGCGCCCGGGCGCGACGATCCGCTGAAGGAAGTCGCCGCCCGCCATCTGGCCCTGATGCTGGCCGAGCGGGGGCGTTTCGCCGAGGCTTCCGATGCGGCCGGGCAGCTCAAGGGCCTGGCCGTGCCGCCCGAGGCCGCCGCCCAGGGCGCGGCGCTGGGGGCCATCCTGCGCTACGTCACCGGCGACATGGCCGGGGCCGAGGCCGAGCTGGCCGCCTTTGCCGGGCGCTTCCCGGACGACGACTGGGCCGACGGCGCGCGTTACTGGCGCGGCAAGGCGCTCACCAATCTGGGGCGCGGCCAGGAAGCGGCCGGGCTGTGGATGGAGGTGGCGGCCGGACGCCCCAACACCTATTACGGCGGCCGAGCGGCCGCCGCCCTGGCCAGCCTTGGCGAGGTCAAGGGGCAGGTCGTGGCCTCGCCGCCGGGCAAGTCGCCGCGTTGCCCGGACGCGTCCGAGCCGCCTTCGCCGGCCGTGTCCGCCGCCCTGGCCAAGGCCTATGCCCTGGCCGACGCCGGCTTGCCGGCCCTGGCCGAGATGGCGCTGGAATTTTCGGCCAAGGCCGCGCCGGACCGGGCCGATCTGGCCATGGCCCACATCCGGGCGGCCATGGACGGCGGGCGGCGCACGGCCGCCATGCGCACGGCCTGGCGCACCTTTGGCGGCTGTCTGCTGCGCGGCACGCCGGCCGAACTCATGCCCCTTCGCGACGCGCTCTACCCCAGGGCCTACGCTGGCGAGGTGGTGACGGCGCTAAACGGCTCGGGCATCGACCCGGACGTGATCTATTCGCTCATCCGCCAGGAGAGTTTTTTCGATCCCAAGGCCGTGTCCGGGGCCGGGGCGGTAGGGCTTATGCAGCTCATGCCCGAGACGGCCAAGGCCGTGGGCAAGAAGATCGGCATCCGACCCGAGCGGGCGGATTTGTTCAATCCGGTGGTCAACATCCGGTTAGGGGTGGCGTTTTTCCGGGAGCGCCTGGCCCGCGAGGGGTCGCTGGCGGCGGCGCTGGCGTCCTACAACGCCGGCGAGAACCGTGTGGCGGTCTGGAACACCGGCTTTGGCGGCCTGGGCGAGGAGCTGTTCGTGGAACTGATTCCTTTTACGGAAACCCGGGACTATGTGCGGCGGATCACGACGAACGCGATGGTGTATGAGCGGTTGTATTTGGGGAAGAATTGA
- the tmcD gene encoding electron transfer complex subunit TmcD, with amino-acid sequence MSFAQSWDFTPGARVVADDLRQCSREYEWLEEPHVSPDGERVAMVAALEGPAFTMAVNGEAWETTFDKAWYPRFSPDGRLTVLVQADGDWTLAVDDAAWEEQYGYVWNTMFSASGDIIAACIQQDGEYGFSIDGTPWETLYENANQPVFAKAGNASAAVVQVKSLAQADVVTFQEGIFSVAVNGEAWDSIFVNCWNPVFDPAGKNVAATIRRSLYDYSVAVNGKAWAGSYACAWGPAFNPATGAVAAPVRKAGAWGMAIDDAMAWEPRFGQLWQQAFSPDGSKLAAIACVRFGEFTVAVDGTPWGATFPVVTDLTPSPAGARFAALASDHNTNFAVLCDGKVWDGRYDMAYAPVWSADGAHLALAVEKAGRQTIVVDGKAYPQSFDKCYAPAFSPDGKLVLIRALAGGKCHRIVAPVTAFTG; translated from the coding sequence ATGTCCTTCGCGCAGTCCTGGGATTTCACGCCGGGCGCCCGCGTCGTCGCCGACGATCTGCGGCAGTGCTCCCGTGAATACGAATGGTTGGAGGAACCCCATGTGTCGCCGGACGGCGAACGCGTGGCCATGGTGGCCGCCCTGGAAGGGCCGGCGTTCACCATGGCGGTCAATGGGGAAGCCTGGGAAACCACGTTCGACAAAGCCTGGTATCCGCGTTTTTCGCCCGACGGCCGCCTGACGGTGCTCGTCCAGGCCGACGGCGACTGGACCCTGGCCGTGGACGACGCGGCCTGGGAAGAGCAGTACGGATACGTCTGGAACACCATGTTTTCCGCCTCGGGCGACATTATCGCCGCCTGCATCCAGCAGGACGGCGAATACGGCTTCTCCATCGACGGCACGCCCTGGGAGACGCTGTACGAAAACGCCAACCAGCCCGTTTTTGCCAAGGCCGGCAACGCCTCGGCCGCCGTGGTGCAGGTGAAATCCCTGGCCCAGGCCGATGTCGTGACCTTCCAGGAAGGCATCTTCAGCGTGGCGGTCAACGGCGAGGCCTGGGATTCGATTTTCGTCAACTGCTGGAATCCGGTCTTCGACCCGGCCGGAAAAAACGTCGCCGCCACCATCCGTCGTTCCCTGTACGACTATTCCGTCGCCGTCAACGGCAAGGCCTGGGCCGGCTCCTATGCCTGCGCCTGGGGGCCGGCTTTCAATCCGGCCACGGGCGCGGTGGCCGCGCCGGTGCGCAAGGCCGGGGCCTGGGGCATGGCCATTGACGACGCCATGGCCTGGGAACCCCGGTTCGGCCAGTTGTGGCAGCAGGCGTTTTCCCCGGACGGATCGAAGCTGGCGGCCATTGCCTGCGTGCGCTTCGGCGAATTCACCGTGGCCGTGGACGGCACGCCCTGGGGCGCGACCTTCCCGGTGGTCACGGACCTGACCCCCAGCCCGGCCGGCGCGCGTTTCGCCGCCCTGGCCAGCGACCACAACACCAACTTCGCGGTCCTGTGCGACGGCAAGGTCTGGGACGGCCGCTACGACATGGCCTACGCGCCGGTCTGGAGCGCCGACGGCGCCCATCTGGCCCTGGCCGTGGAAAAGGCCGGCCGCCAGACCATCGTCGTTGACGGCAAGGCCTATCCCCAAAGCTTTGACAAGTGCTACGCCCCGGCCTTTTCGCCCGACGGCAAACTGGTGCTCATCCGCGCCCTGGCCGGCGGCAAATGCCACCGCATCGTGGCTCCGGTCACGGCGTTTACCGGTTAG
- the tmcC gene encoding TmcC family electron transfer complex membrane anchor subunit, which produces MHALYDLAVGPLAWLAFAVFILGSIYRLLSMRALALKKDAAFVAYISWPHAIRSLIHWVTPFGALGWRENPGVTIVTFLFHICLFVVPLFLMGHIVLLDTFHGLSWPALPDGVADTLSIIVVLACAYFLWRRLTVPEVRFVTRTHDWLVLALVGATFLTGVLAYHRIGDNLFMTTLHVLCGEAMLVAIPFTRLSHMLFGFFSRGYIASEFGSVRFAKDW; this is translated from the coding sequence ATGCACGCGCTGTACGATCTCGCCGTCGGCCCCCTGGCCTGGCTGGCTTTTGCCGTGTTCATCCTGGGTTCGATCTACCGGCTCCTGTCCATGCGGGCCTTGGCGCTCAAAAAAGACGCCGCCTTCGTGGCCTACATCAGCTGGCCCCACGCCATCCGCTCGCTTATCCACTGGGTCACCCCCTTTGGGGCGCTGGGCTGGCGGGAAAATCCCGGGGTGACCATCGTCACCTTTCTTTTCCACATCTGCCTGTTCGTGGTTCCCTTGTTTCTCATGGGCCACATCGTGCTCTTGGACACCTTCCACGGCTTGTCGTGGCCGGCCCTGCCGGACGGCGTGGCCGACACGCTCTCCATCATCGTGGTCCTGGCCTGCGCCTACTTCCTGTGGCGTCGGCTGACCGTGCCGGAAGTGCGCTTTGTCACCCGCACCCACGACTGGCTGGTGCTGGCCCTGGTCGGCGCGACCTTTCTCACCGGCGTCCTGGCCTATCACCGCATCGGCGACAATCTCTTCATGACCACCCTGCACGTCCTGTGCGGCGAGGCCATGCTGGTCGCCATCCCGTTCACGAGGCTGTCCCACATGCTGTTCGGATTTTTCAGCCGCGGCTACATCGCCTCGGAATTCGGGTCCGTCAGATTCGCCAAGGACTGGTAA
- the tmcB gene encoding electron transfer complex ferredoxin TmcB: MKTIADRLIEDEGLRRGVGRLTPEKIQKVFKELVAGECGARMKTYMETCVRCGMCAKACHYYMSHKDPSYTPVAKVSQTMWRLFDADGKVDPEVIYQCAQVAYTECNLCRRCIHYCPLGIDTGYIISVVRRLCHKLGVTPQYIQDTAHSHSATLNQMWVKDDEWPDTLQWQEEESREEFPGLRIPLDVEGADFMYSVIAPEPKFRTQLIYQAAAIFHAAGVSWTMPATPGWDNSNMAMFTGDSEIMARVERAHYETAQRLRVKRIVMGECGHAFRAVYDVANRWLGWKWHPVPVVHSVEFFWELIQQGRIKLTHKFAEPVTIHDPCNVIRGRGLMDKLREVVHFLCDNVVEMTPNREHNYCCCAGGGVINCGPPFKNVRIVGNSIKAEQLKATGVHWCIAPCHNCHGGLDDIISKFDLNMHTKFLGDLIYELMEKPE; encoded by the coding sequence ATGAAAACCATTGCCGATCGTCTCATCGAGGACGAGGGTCTGCGTCGCGGCGTCGGCCGCCTGACCCCGGAGAAAATACAGAAGGTCTTTAAAGAGCTCGTGGCCGGCGAATGCGGCGCGCGCATGAAGACCTACATGGAGACCTGCGTGCGCTGCGGCATGTGCGCCAAGGCCTGCCATTACTACATGTCGCACAAGGACCCGAGCTACACCCCGGTGGCCAAGGTCAGCCAGACCATGTGGCGGCTGTTCGACGCCGATGGCAAGGTCGATCCCGAAGTGATCTACCAGTGCGCCCAGGTGGCCTACACCGAGTGCAACCTCTGTCGCCGCTGCATCCATTACTGTCCGCTGGGCATCGACACCGGCTACATCATCAGCGTGGTGCGCCGCCTGTGCCACAAGCTCGGCGTCACCCCCCAGTACATCCAGGACACCGCCCACAGCCACTCGGCCACCCTCAACCAGATGTGGGTCAAAGACGACGAATGGCCCGACACCCTGCAGTGGCAGGAAGAGGAATCCCGCGAGGAATTCCCCGGCCTGCGCATACCGCTCGACGTCGAGGGCGCGGACTTCATGTACTCGGTCATCGCGCCGGAACCGAAATTCCGCACCCAGCTCATCTACCAGGCCGCGGCCATCTTCCACGCCGCCGGCGTGTCCTGGACCATGCCGGCCACCCCGGGTTGGGACAACTCCAACATGGCCATGTTCACCGGCGATTCCGAGATCATGGCCCGGGTGGAGCGCGCCCACTACGAGACCGCCCAGCGGCTTCGGGTCAAGCGTATCGTCATGGGCGAGTGCGGCCATGCCTTCCGCGCCGTGTACGACGTGGCCAACCGGTGGCTGGGCTGGAAATGGCATCCGGTGCCGGTGGTCCACTCGGTGGAGTTCTTCTGGGAACTCATCCAGCAAGGGCGCATCAAGCTCACCCACAAGTTTGCCGAGCCTGTCACCATCCACGACCCCTGCAACGTCATTCGCGGCCGGGGGCTCATGGACAAGCTGCGCGAGGTGGTCCACTTCCTGTGCGACAACGTCGTCGAGATGACCCCCAACCGCGAGCACAACTACTGCTGCTGCGCCGGCGGCGGCGTCATCAACTGCGGGCCTCCCTTCAAGAATGTCCGCATCGTCGGCAACTCCATCAAGGCCGAACAGCTCAAGGCCACCGGCGTCCACTGGTGCATAGCGCCGTGCCACAACTGCCACGGCGGCCTCGACGACATCATCAGCAAGTTCGACCTCAATATGCACACCAAGTTCCTGGGCGACCTCATCTACGAACTCATGGAGAAGCCCGAGTGA
- the tmcA gene encoding acidic tetraheme cytochrome c3 TmcA, which translates to MKRLPFTPLVLSALAVLFLAAAPAAAQQDMTHVPTEAFKKLTRPPAAFAHDAHNEKAGLADCTACHHGEKDGKRDQASDTAGIPCADCHTVAAQPGKTPLERAYHRQCMDCHLTQKKGPVTCGDCHKPAAK; encoded by the coding sequence ATGAAACGACTGCCGTTTACTCCTCTGGTCCTGTCGGCCCTGGCTGTCCTGTTCCTGGCGGCGGCTCCGGCGGCGGCCCAGCAGGACATGACCCATGTGCCCACCGAGGCGTTTAAAAAGCTGACCCGGCCGCCCGCGGCCTTTGCCCACGACGCCCACAACGAAAAGGCCGGTCTGGCCGATTGCACCGCCTGCCACCACGGCGAAAAGGACGGCAAGCGCGATCAGGCCTCCGACACCGCCGGCATTCCCTGCGCGGACTGCCACACCGTGGCCGCCCAGCCCGGCAAGACGCCCCTGGAGCGGGCCTATCATCGCCAGTGCATGGACTGCCACCTGACCCAGAAAAAGGGGCCGGTCACCTGCGGCGACTGCCACAAGCCGGCCGCCAAATAG